The genomic window GTTGAAATCGAAAAGAAAGGATACAGTGCTTCTGCAAAACAGTTGGAACAGATATGGTTATCAATGATGAATCCAATCGTAACCTCTCTTGGTTTTGACGAGACGATTCTAGAGTATGAATTGAAACAAAACGGTCGGAATGGGCAGCATACGGAAGATTTACATCTTGCTATAGCCACATTTTCAGAAGTGTATCAAACGGATCCAGTTGCCACTTGGTAACAGTCAAAGGAGGAGGGGCTAGATGACAGCGATAATCGAAAAGAACACGGTACTCGAACAGCTGCAAAGAGTAAAAGATCCAGAGATTGATACCGTCAGTATTATCGATTTAGGCATGGTCGAACGAATCGACATATCCGTCACAACGATTGAGATTGAAGTGTTACCAACTTTCTTAGGTTGCCCGGCATTGCCTATTATACAAAAGGAGATTGAGCTCGCCCTCCTATCATTACCTGGTATCTTGTCGGTTATGGTTCGATTTGTTCACACCCCACCGTGGACGTCTGATCGGATTACGCAAAAAGGGCATGAAGGGTTGAGGGCATTTGGAATTGCCCCACCACCACTGTTTCTTGAAGCTGATGGTACATGGCATA from Shouchella hunanensis includes these protein-coding regions:
- the paaD gene encoding 1,2-phenylacetyl-CoA epoxidase subunit PaaD gives rise to the protein MTAIIEKNTVLEQLQRVKDPEIDTVSIIDLGMVERIDISVTTIEIEVLPTFLGCPALPIIQKEIELALLSLPGILSVMVRFVHTPPWTSDRITQKGHEGLRAFGIAPPPLFLEADGTWHIDCPYCMSTYVTIENLFGPTACRSIVYCKSCKNPFEAMKPVSTL